From Triticum aestivum cultivar Chinese Spring chromosome 4A, IWGSC CS RefSeq v2.1, whole genome shotgun sequence, a single genomic window includes:
- the LOC123084765 gene encoding transcription factor ILI6 isoform X1, with the protein MKLGYIILYKVNLSNRTRMRMTEVGEPKCFILASKSSLPPALHLLLFKASSHLQRRCTSSMRLAQAPQSRSRQSGSSRITDEQISDLVSKLQDLLPEARLRGNDRVPSSRVLQETCTYIRSLHREVDDLSERLSELLATSDMSSAQAAIIRSLLM; encoded by the exons ATGAAGCTTGGCTACATCATTTTATACAAGGTCAACTTGAGCAACAGAACAAGAATGAGAATGACTGAAGTAGGGGAACCAAAGTGTTTCA TACTGGCCTCCAAGTCGTCTCTCCCACCAGCACTTCATCTCCTGTTGTTCAAAGCTTCCTCCCACTTGCAGCGGCGATGCACGAGTAGCATGAGACTCGCACAAGCTCCTCA GTCAAGGTCAAGGCAGTCCGGCTCGTCGAGGATCACTGACGAGCAAATCAGCGACCTTGTCTCCAAGTTGCAGGACCTCCTTCCCGAGGCGCGTCTCCGGGGCAATGATAGA GTGCCATCTTCAAGGGTGCTGCAGGAGACGTGCACCTACATCAGGAGCTTGCACCGGGAGGTGGACGACCTGAGCGAGAGGCTGTCGGAGCTGCTGGCGACCTCGGACATGAGCAGCGCGCAAGCGGCCATCATCCGCAGCTTGCTGATGTAG
- the LOC123084765 gene encoding transcription factor ILI6 isoform X2, producing MRLAQAPQSRSRQSGSSRITDEQISDLVSKLQDLLPEARLRGNDRVPSSRVLQETCTYIRSLHREVDDLSERLSELLATSDMSSAQAAIIRSLLM from the exons ATGAGACTCGCACAAGCTCCTCA GTCAAGGTCAAGGCAGTCCGGCTCGTCGAGGATCACTGACGAGCAAATCAGCGACCTTGTCTCCAAGTTGCAGGACCTCCTTCCCGAGGCGCGTCTCCGGGGCAATGATAGA GTGCCATCTTCAAGGGTGCTGCAGGAGACGTGCACCTACATCAGGAGCTTGCACCGGGAGGTGGACGACCTGAGCGAGAGGCTGTCGGAGCTGCTGGCGACCTCGGACATGAGCAGCGCGCAAGCGGCCATCATCCGCAGCTTGCTGATGTAG
- the LOC123084765 gene encoding transcription factor ILI6 isoform X3, with the protein MMSSRRSRSRQSGSSRITDEQISDLVSKLQDLLPEARLRGNDRVPSSRVLQETCTYIRSLHREVDDLSERLSELLATSDMSSAQAAIIRSLLM; encoded by the exons A TGATGTCGAGCCGTAGGTCAAGGTCAAGGCAGTCCGGCTCGTCGAGGATCACTGACGAGCAAATCAGCGACCTTGTCTCCAAGTTGCAGGACCTCCTTCCCGAGGCGCGTCTCCGGGGCAATGATAGA GTGCCATCTTCAAGGGTGCTGCAGGAGACGTGCACCTACATCAGGAGCTTGCACCGGGAGGTGGACGACCTGAGCGAGAGGCTGTCGGAGCTGCTGGCGACCTCGGACATGAGCAGCGCGCAAGCGGCCATCATCCGCAGCTTGCTGATGTAG
- the LOC123084765 gene encoding transcription factor ILI6 isoform X4, with product MSSRRSRSRQSGSSRITDEQISDLVSKLQDLLPEARLRGNDRVPSSRVLQETCTYIRSLHREVDDLSERLSELLATSDMSSAQAAIIRSLLM from the exons ATGTCGAGCCGTAGGTCAAGGTCAAGGCAGTCCGGCTCGTCGAGGATCACTGACGAGCAAATCAGCGACCTTGTCTCCAAGTTGCAGGACCTCCTTCCCGAGGCGCGTCTCCGGGGCAATGATAGA GTGCCATCTTCAAGGGTGCTGCAGGAGACGTGCACCTACATCAGGAGCTTGCACCGGGAGGTGGACGACCTGAGCGAGAGGCTGTCGGAGCTGCTGGCGACCTCGGACATGAGCAGCGCGCAAGCGGCCATCATCCGCAGCTTGCTGATGTAG